A genomic stretch from uncultured Pseudodesulfovibrio sp. includes:
- a CDS encoding GFA family protein — protein sequence MKYVGTCLCGKVAFEINGEFDSFFLCHCERCRKDTGSAHAANLFSSTARLRWKSGEDNVRTFDFNSTGHIKSFCIDCGSALPNLQMGGTLLVVPAGSLDCDVPLQPDGHIFYSKKANWDEKLEKVPKFDQLPEEDKA from the coding sequence GTGAAGTATGTAGGGACATGTCTTTGTGGTAAGGTTGCTTTCGAGATTAACGGAGAATTTGATAGTTTTTTCCTCTGTCATTGTGAGCGTTGTCGTAAGGATACAGGCTCAGCGCATGCGGCAAATCTTTTTTCATCGACAGCCAGACTGCGGTGGAAGTCTGGTGAGGACAACGTGAGAACATTTGATTTTAATTCAACCGGGCATATCAAGAGTTTCTGCATTGATTGCGGGTCGGCTCTTCCAAACCTTCAGATGGGAGGGACGCTCCTTGTTGTTCCGGCGGGGAGTCTTGATTGTGATGTGCCGCTTCAACCTGATGGTCATATTTTCTATTCCAAAAAGGCTAACTGGGATGAAAAGTTGGAGAAAGTCCCTAAGTTCGATCAACTTCCAGAAGAGGATAAGGCGTGA